In Ostrea edulis chromosome 10, xbOstEdul1.1, whole genome shotgun sequence, one genomic interval encodes:
- the LOC125666407 gene encoding uncharacterized protein LOC125666407, with product MGTYTVVSLILAFLVHLGESQLGSLSEMLSDPTMSKLLMGGGGGGGLGAAGGLGGGLGGLGGGLGLGGESQLNIGSLMENPMQMLTDPTMRQLLSSGGGATARVVDPAMLSALIDLQSAPLLDTNTIAQLSQLNDLIPSAPATAKPATTPTPAKAASTINLSIGDSSATLGKEQSLADLIKRLQLRRKKKEVAAAASAAIETVPNGNLGAVFSETLKPSNLNPSLPVAKMLELAKDGIGVQPSLQNMVCPTKQCPFPLACGNPVKTYTPETFFVCPECPMCPGDILKGVSARLGKVVRIAKPKKKARITTKSNSGALTSSYDVLNFAG from the exons ATGGGGACGTACACCGTGGTATCTCTCATTTTGGCCTTTCTAGTTCATCTAG GTGAGTCTCAGCTTGGCTCCTTGAGCGAGATGCTGAGCGACCCCACGATGAGCAAGCTGTTAATGGGAGGAGGGGGTGGTGGTGGCCTGGGCGCTGCCGGGGGGCTCGGCGGCGGATTAGGAGGATTAGGCGGGGGTCTCGGTCTAGGAG GCGAATCGCAGCTAAATATTGGATCGTTAATGGAGAACCCCATGCAGATGCTTACAGACCCCACTATGAGACAGTTATTGTCATCGGGAGGCGGAGCTACAGCAAGAG TTGTTGATCCGGCGATGTTGTCGGCTCTCATAGACCTCCAGAGCGCACCTCTTCTGGACACGAACACGATTGCGCAGCTCAGTCAGTTAAATGACCTCATTCCCTCCGCTCCGGCCACTGCTAAGCCAGCCACCACGCCGACCCCGGCCAAGGCAGCATCCACCATCAACTTATCTATAG GTGATTCCTCCGCCACGCTTGGAAAAGAGCAGTCACTCGCAGATCTTATCAAAAGGCTTCAGTTAaggagaaaaaagaaagaagtgGCGGCGGCCGCCTCAGCTGCCATAGAAACAGTTCCTAACGGAAATCTCGGCGCAGTGTTTTCAGAAACTCTTAAGCCCAGCAACCTTAACCCAAGCTTGCCCGTTGCAAAAATGCTGGAGCTGGCGAAGGACGGCATT GGTGTACAGCCGAGCCTGCAGAACATGGTCTGCCCCACTAAGCAGTGTCCATTCCCCCTAGCTTGTGGAAATCCCGTCAAGACTTACACACCCGAAACATTTTTCGTGTGCCCGGAGTGCCCGATGTGCCCTGGAGACATTCTGAAAGGTGTTTCCGCCAGGCTCGGAAAAGTTGTCAGGATAGCCAAACCTAAAAAGAAAGCCAGGATAACAACGAAGTCAAATAG